One genomic region from Haloarcula taiwanensis encodes:
- a CDS encoding ATPase P, with product MSNRTTRLELTGMSCANCAGTIEESVGELDGITSVDANYATDEGSVEYDPDVVSLADIVTAVQDAGYGVATETVTIGITDMSCANCAEANEEALEETAGVIEASVNYATDEGQVTYNPADVSRSDLYDAIESAGYTPVRESSESANADDSDGGEQSGADRRAAARNEETRRQLRLTLFGAVLSAPLLLFMADHLFSLGLVRETILGVPQGWVAFALATPVQILLGKPFYENSYKALVNNGRANMDVLIALGSSTAYLYSVAALADLIASTGLYFDTAALILVFITLGNYLEARSKSQAGAAIQQLLEMEADTATVVREDGSEEEIPIDEVGVGDRLKVRPGEKVPTDGVVVDGDSAVDESMVTGESVPVEKGEGDEVIGSTVNQNGVLEIEATKVGSETAIQQIAERVRQAQSRQPDIQNVADRISAYFVPAVIGNAVLWAVLWAVVPETLAAVVDALPLWGLAAGGPAGVGVSEFAVVVFASAVLIACPCALGLATPAATMVGTAIGARNGVLFKGGDVLERVHEVDTVVFDKTGTLTKGEMELTDVEVVGPATDGGTLKPGRELTEEFVLEVAASAEHASEHPLAEAIVEGARDRGIEVEDPDAFENIPGQGVKATTRHGRVLVGNRKLLSEAGVDTAPAEDRMDTLEREGKTAMLVALAEDEGDDGIEGDGDPDYRLIGIVADADTVKESAKAAVSGLRERGLGVWLITGDNERTARAVAEEVGIDPDNVMADVLPEDKADAVDDLQSDGDQAMMVGDGVNDAPALAAASVGCAIGSGTDVAIEAGDVTLLRDDPADVVKAIRISEATLQKIKQNLFWALGYNTVMIPLASLGLLQPVLAAAAMAASSVSVLANSLAFRRYTPDSAYRLLGFLRR from the coding sequence ATGAGCAACCGGACCACCCGGCTCGAACTGACGGGAATGAGTTGTGCCAACTGCGCGGGCACCATCGAAGAGTCGGTGGGCGAACTGGACGGGATTACATCCGTCGACGCGAACTACGCCACCGACGAGGGGAGCGTCGAGTACGACCCCGATGTGGTATCGCTAGCTGATATCGTCACTGCCGTACAGGACGCTGGCTACGGCGTGGCGACGGAGACGGTGACCATCGGCATCACCGATATGTCGTGTGCGAACTGCGCGGAGGCAAACGAGGAGGCGCTGGAGGAGACTGCAGGCGTCATCGAAGCCAGCGTGAACTACGCCACCGACGAAGGTCAGGTCACCTACAACCCGGCCGACGTGTCGCGTTCGGACCTCTACGACGCTATCGAATCCGCCGGCTACACGCCCGTAAGAGAGAGCAGCGAGAGTGCAAACGCCGACGACAGCGACGGCGGTGAGCAGTCCGGCGCTGATCGCCGCGCCGCCGCGCGCAACGAGGAGACGCGCAGACAACTTCGGCTCACGCTGTTTGGAGCGGTTCTCTCGGCCCCCCTCTTGCTGTTCATGGCGGACCACCTGTTCTCGCTCGGGCTCGTCCGCGAGACGATTCTGGGCGTCCCACAGGGCTGGGTCGCCTTCGCGCTGGCGACGCCGGTCCAGATACTCCTTGGCAAGCCCTTCTACGAGAACTCCTACAAGGCGCTTGTCAATAACGGGCGGGCGAACATGGATGTCCTCATCGCACTGGGGTCCTCGACGGCGTACCTCTACTCAGTGGCCGCGCTGGCGGACCTCATCGCGAGCACGGGGCTGTACTTCGATACGGCCGCGCTGATTCTCGTCTTCATCACGCTCGGGAACTACCTCGAAGCCCGCTCGAAAAGTCAGGCCGGGGCCGCCATCCAGCAGCTCCTGGAAATGGAGGCCGACACGGCAACGGTCGTCCGCGAGGACGGCAGCGAGGAAGAGATTCCTATCGACGAGGTCGGGGTCGGCGACCGGCTGAAGGTCCGGCCGGGCGAGAAGGTGCCGACCGACGGCGTCGTCGTCGACGGCGACTCGGCGGTCGACGAGTCGATGGTGACCGGCGAGTCCGTCCCGGTCGAGAAAGGCGAGGGCGACGAGGTCATCGGCTCGACGGTGAACCAGAACGGCGTCCTCGAAATCGAGGCGACGAAGGTCGGCTCCGAGACGGCCATCCAGCAGATAGCCGAGCGGGTCCGGCAGGCCCAGTCACGCCAGCCCGACATCCAGAACGTCGCCGACCGCATCTCGGCGTACTTTGTCCCGGCGGTCATCGGCAACGCCGTCCTCTGGGCAGTGCTGTGGGCGGTCGTGCCGGAGACGCTGGCGGCCGTCGTCGACGCGCTCCCGCTGTGGGGGCTGGCCGCGGGCGGCCCGGCCGGCGTCGGTGTGAGCGAGTTCGCGGTCGTCGTGTTCGCCTCTGCCGTCCTGATCGCCTGTCCCTGTGCGCTCGGACTTGCGACGCCCGCCGCGACGATGGTCGGGACGGCTATCGGCGCGCGCAACGGCGTCCTGTTCAAGGGCGGGGACGTGCTCGAACGCGTCCACGAGGTCGACACGGTCGTCTTCGACAAAACGGGGACGCTGACGAAAGGCGAAATGGAACTCACGGACGTGGAAGTCGTCGGTCCCGCTACGGACGGCGGGACGCTCAAGCCCGGGCGCGAGCTGACCGAAGAGTTCGTCCTCGAAGTCGCAGCCAGCGCCGAACACGCCAGCGAGCACCCGCTGGCCGAGGCTATCGTCGAGGGCGCGCGCGACCGGGGCATCGAGGTCGAGGACCCCGACGCGTTCGAGAACATCCCCGGCCAGGGCGTGAAAGCGACGACGCGCCACGGTCGCGTCCTCGTCGGCAACCGAAAACTGCTGTCCGAGGCCGGCGTCGACACCGCTCCGGCAGAGGACCGGATGGACACACTCGAGCGAGAAGGGAAGACGGCGATGCTGGTCGCGCTGGCCGAGGACGAAGGCGATGACGGCATCGAGGGCGACGGCGACCCGGACTACCGCCTCATCGGTATCGTCGCCGACGCAGACACGGTTAAAGAATCCGCCAAAGCTGCAGTCAGTGGCTTGCGCGAGCGGGGGCTTGGCGTCTGGCTCATCACCGGCGATAACGAGCGGACTGCCCGCGCTGTCGCCGAGGAAGTCGGCATCGACCCCGACAACGTGATGGCCGACGTGTTGCCGGAAGACAAGGCCGACGCCGTCGACGACCTCCAGAGCGACGGCGACCAGGCGATGATGGTCGGCGACGGCGTCAACGACGCGCCCGCGCTGGCGGCCGCGAGCGTCGGCTGTGCCATCGGTTCCGGGACCGATGTGGCAATCGAAGCCGGGGACGTGACGCTGCTCCGGGACGACCCCGCCGACGTGGTGAAGGCCATCCGAATCTCCGAGGCCACGCTCCAGAAGATCAAGCAGAACCTGTTCTGGGCGCTGGGGTACAACACGGTGATGATTCCGCTGGCTTCGCTGGGACTCCTTCAGCCGGTGCTCGCCGCCGCCGCGATGGCCGCCTCGTCCGTGTCCGTTCTCGCGAACAGCCTCGCATTCCGCCGGTACACGCCGGATTCGGCGTATCGGCTGTTGGGCTTCCTCCGGCGCTGA
- a CDS encoding transcriptional regulator translates to MAHNDASETQALFDALADPDCRDILRVLDEPLPAKEVASVCDLPQTSTYRKLEQLSEAELVAEETEVRADGHHATAYVRDCDGVFVGIDADGAFEVDVLPTEERPSDRLALLWSRVSEEL, encoded by the coding sequence GTGGCACACAACGACGCGAGCGAGACACAGGCGCTGTTCGACGCTCTCGCCGACCCTGACTGTCGCGACATACTCAGGGTGCTCGACGAGCCGTTGCCAGCCAAGGAGGTCGCCTCGGTCTGTGATCTTCCCCAGACAAGCACCTACCGGAAGCTCGAACAATTGAGCGAGGCCGAACTGGTCGCCGAGGAAACAGAGGTGCGTGCCGACGGCCATCACGCGACGGCGTACGTCCGGGATTGTGACGGTGTGTTCGTTGGTATCGACGCCGACGGCGCGTTCGAGGTCGACGTTCTGCCGACCGAGGAGCGGCCGAGTGATCGGCTCGCCCTCCTGTGGTCTCGTGTCAGCGAGGAACTATGA
- a CDS encoding ABC transporter permease, whose protein sequence is MTFAFAAGGVYEAFVPILDVWYWLLALLYHLTGLELINPEYTFMYRAILVGLCVGVIAPLIGTFLVHRQLALIGDALAHTAFAGVAVGLFLNAVLELSVSPYLTAVVVAVIAALLIELISEATDAYNDVSMAIVLSTGFALGTVLISLNAGGLAVGINQYLFGNLSTVSAENAVIMLGLFSVIVATVGITRNQLLYVTFDETAAAVSGLPVAWYNRIMVMLTALVVVGAMQIMGVILVAAMLVVPVAGATQVSRSFSESLLVSIVLAELAVLLGIGISYYVGATAGGVIVLVAVGIYVLSVLVGKVRQRGAPDEARELDSISQD, encoded by the coding sequence ATGACGTTCGCGTTTGCGGCCGGCGGCGTCTACGAGGCGTTCGTCCCGATCCTCGACGTGTGGTACTGGCTTCTGGCACTGCTCTACCACCTGACCGGACTGGAGCTTATCAACCCCGAATACACGTTCATGTACCGGGCGATACTGGTCGGGCTGTGCGTCGGTGTTATCGCACCACTCATCGGAACTTTTCTTGTCCACCGCCAGCTCGCCCTCATCGGGGATGCACTCGCCCACACGGCTTTCGCCGGCGTTGCCGTCGGGCTGTTTCTCAACGCCGTCCTCGAACTGAGCGTGTCGCCGTATCTCACCGCTGTCGTCGTGGCCGTCATCGCGGCGCTGCTCATCGAACTAATCTCCGAGGCGACCGACGCCTACAACGACGTATCGATGGCGATTGTCCTCTCAACGGGGTTCGCACTTGGGACGGTTCTCATCAGCCTCAACGCTGGTGGGCTGGCCGTGGGTATCAATCAGTACCTCTTTGGTAACCTCTCGACGGTGTCTGCCGAGAACGCGGTCATCATGCTCGGGCTGTTCAGCGTCATCGTCGCAACGGTCGGGATCACCAGAAACCAATTGCTGTACGTCACGTTTGACGAAACCGCCGCCGCCGTCTCCGGACTGCCGGTCGCCTGGTACAACCGGATTATGGTGATGCTGACGGCGCTCGTCGTGGTCGGCGCGATGCAGATTATGGGCGTCATCCTCGTCGCGGCCATGCTGGTCGTCCCGGTTGCCGGCGCGACGCAGGTGTCCCGGAGCTTCTCGGAATCACTGCTGGTCTCGATTGTGCTGGCCGAACTCGCCGTCCTGCTCGGCATCGGTATCTCGTACTACGTCGGTGCAACAGCCGGCGGCGTCATCGTACTCGTCGCAGTCGGGATCTACGTCCTCTCGGTTCTCGTCGGGAAGGTCCGACAGAGGGGCGCGCCGGACGAAGCGCGGGAACTTGACAGCATCAGTCAGGACTGA
- a CDS encoding halocyanin, giving the protein MSSGSSSKPAAETGTATETATPTTTPEQTPEPTPEPTPESLDDWLDDANGYDGEPHRYGPESRPTILVGQETDGGLAFSPPAIEVPPGTIVRWDWTGHGGQQNVVAVDGTFDSGRTNAQPGTGYHYFFEETGEYRYVSEPHRDDGMKGAIIVKEPPSSGNTEVDEWLVESSNFDGTIIDRTGTDTATVTTGAEGNGGGFAFDPPALKVSTETTVRWEWTGEGGPHNIVSKGDGPLDSELVAEDGSAYQHTFEETGTYLYSCKPHQGLGMRGAIIVE; this is encoded by the coding sequence GTGTCCTCGGGAAGTAGTTCGAAACCAGCGGCCGAAACCGGAACAGCGACCGAAACTGCGACGCCAACCACGACGCCTGAACAGACGCCTGAACCGACGCCTGAACCGACGCCTGAATCGCTTGACGACTGGCTTGATGATGCCAACGGCTACGACGGCGAACCCCACAGGTACGGCCCCGAGTCCCGGCCAACAATCCTGGTTGGACAGGAGACGGATGGCGGACTAGCATTCAGCCCACCGGCCATAGAAGTCCCACCGGGGACGATAGTCCGCTGGGACTGGACTGGGCACGGCGGTCAGCAGAACGTAGTCGCCGTAGACGGTACCTTTGACAGCGGCCGAACAAACGCCCAGCCCGGGACGGGGTATCACTACTTCTTCGAGGAGACCGGCGAGTACCGCTACGTCTCCGAACCGCATCGCGACGATGGGATGAAGGGTGCGATTATCGTGAAAGAGCCACCGTCTTCAGGCAACACAGAGGTCGACGAGTGGCTCGTAGAATCCAGTAACTTCGACGGCACCATTATCGATCGGACCGGCACTGACACGGCAACTGTCACAACCGGCGCGGAAGGCAACGGCGGGGGGTTCGCGTTCGACCCCCCGGCGCTGAAGGTTTCGACTGAGACGACCGTCCGCTGGGAGTGGACCGGCGAGGGGGGTCCCCACAACATCGTCTCAAAGGGAGATGGGCCGCTCGATTCGGAACTCGTCGCCGAAGACGGAAGCGCTTATCAGCACACCTTCGAGGAAACCGGGACCTACCTGTACTCGTGTAAACCGCACCAAGGCCTGGGGATGAGAGGCGCAATCATTGTCGAATAG
- a CDS encoding adhesin, with the protein METNQPCDERPYGVTRRQALSAGAGALATGFAGCLTGGGREAASTSSGGTDGSDGPVAVASFFSFYDFARKVARGTPITVKNLIPTGLHGHGWEPDAGITRDIIDADAFIHVGPDFQPWADRAIQTLKDDNVDTDLINVREGIELESLAASLDRDEEGVGQNRASDPHFWLDPQRAKQSVDNITEGLVALAPDAEDTLRDNAETYNAEVLDRIDADYADIFDRADRNVVQLAAHNAFQYIGTRYGVEMRPLVVNLAASGDVKPSDITEAKAVIEDNDIRYIGAGVFETRKPAKQLLAETPVEAYYPVTPYAGVREEWVENGWGYEEIAYQINMPTFEVVLGNTAPEDAGPDGWSEKWRNFE; encoded by the coding sequence ATGGAAACTAACCAACCCTGCGACGAGCGGCCGTATGGAGTCACCCGCAGGCAGGCACTCAGTGCCGGAGCCGGAGCCCTTGCGACCGGCTTTGCCGGCTGCCTGACCGGCGGCGGGAGAGAGGCGGCATCGACTAGCAGCGGCGGGACGGACGGTTCGGACGGACCGGTTGCGGTCGCGTCGTTCTTCAGCTTCTACGACTTCGCCCGCAAGGTCGCACGCGGGACGCCGATAACGGTCAAGAACCTCATCCCGACTGGGTTGCACGGCCACGGCTGGGAACCGGACGCCGGGATCACGCGAGATATCATCGACGCGGACGCGTTCATCCACGTCGGCCCGGACTTCCAGCCATGGGCCGACCGCGCGATTCAGACGCTCAAAGACGACAACGTCGATACCGACCTCATCAATGTCCGCGAGGGTATCGAACTCGAATCGCTCGCGGCGAGCCTTGACCGCGACGAAGAGGGCGTCGGGCAAAACAGAGCCAGCGACCCTCATTTCTGGCTTGACCCACAGCGCGCGAAACAGTCGGTCGACAACATCACCGAGGGGCTGGTCGCGCTCGCCCCGGACGCTGAAGACACGCTCCGGGACAACGCCGAGACGTACAACGCTGAGGTCCTCGACCGCATCGACGCGGACTACGCCGATATTTTCGACCGGGCCGACAGAAACGTGGTCCAGCTCGCGGCGCACAACGCATTCCAGTACATCGGAACGCGCTATGGCGTCGAGATGCGCCCGCTTGTGGTTAACCTCGCTGCCAGCGGTGACGTGAAACCCTCTGACATCACTGAGGCGAAAGCGGTCATCGAGGACAACGATATCCGGTACATCGGAGCCGGCGTCTTCGAGACGCGCAAACCAGCGAAGCAGCTACTCGCCGAAACACCGGTCGAAGCCTACTACCCGGTGACGCCATATGCTGGCGTCCGTGAGGAGTGGGTCGAAAACGGCTGGGGATACGAGGAAATCGCTTACCAGATAAATATGCCGACGTTCGAGGTCGTTCTGGGCAACACGGCTCCTGAAGACGCGGGCCCCGACGGCTGGAGCGAGAAGTGGCGGAATTTCGAATAA
- a CDS encoding halocyanin, which yields MTDDLDRRTFIRTTAAVSGAGLLAGCGGSGGDGGSGGDGGSDETEATDAEEMETTDAESMDTESSGGVETAEAPGEVADYVGDSSNFDGSMVVMTDQDEVTVAVGAEGNGGAFAFDPPAVNVSTGTTVVWEWTGEGAGHNVKSEGDGPLDSGSAVAEEGTTYEYTFEETGTYLYNCVPHKALGMVGAVVVE from the coding sequence ATGACAGACGACCTCGACAGGCGGACGTTCATCCGCACGACGGCAGCCGTATCAGGCGCTGGACTCCTCGCTGGCTGTGGCGGGTCCGGCGGCGATGGCGGCAGTGGCGGCGATGGTGGCAGCGACGAAACGGAGGCCACCGACGCCGAGGAGATGGAAACCACTGATGCCGAGTCAATGGACACCGAGAGCAGCGGGGGAGTGGAAACCGCCGAAGCGCCGGGCGAGGTCGCGGACTACGTCGGCGACTCGTCGAACTTCGATGGCTCCATGGTCGTGATGACCGACCAGGACGAGGTCACAGTCGCTGTCGGGGCCGAGGGCAACGGCGGCGCGTTCGCCTTCGACCCGCCAGCGGTCAACGTCTCGACCGGAACGACGGTTGTCTGGGAGTGGACCGGCGAAGGAGCCGGCCACAACGTCAAATCCGAGGGCGACGGCCCGCTCGACTCGGGCTCGGCTGTCGCAGAGGAAGGGACCACCTACGAGTACACGTTCGAAGAAACCGGCACCTACCTCTACAACTGCGTCCCGCACAAGGCGCTCGGGATGGTCGGCGCAGTCGTCGTCGAATAA
- a CDS encoding cryptochrome/photolyase family protein — translation MTVWLRGDHLVRRSGPVARRPDEPVLLIESESFARKLPYHPHKLILLFSAMRHFRDELRDDGRPVRYQRAATFEDGLAAHFEATPDDTLVTHRPQTESAQSRLESLVADAGGTVEFVADERFLCSPSQFDDWCSSDGRYRHEDFYRFMRRETGYLMANGDPVGGEWNYDDQNRETPPDGWTPADPPQFEPDDVTRNVVEWVETTFEGSYDERPYGGDWADPDPFRWPVTRRQAVRALDHFVTDRLTEFGSYQDAMLEDEWAMSHSLLSTSLNLGLLGPAEVIERAIAAYEGGDAPLNSVEGFVRQVLGWREFLRHVYRREMPELGEANQLGASEALPDFYWDGDTDMACLSDVVDGVRERGYSHHIERLMILANFGLIYGVEPAQLNRWFHAGYVDAFHWVTTPNVVEMGLYGAGVFATKPYASSANYVDKMSDYCSGCPYYKTKTTGDGACPFNALYWDFLDRNEETLRSNHRMGLMYSHVDNKSDEELTEIRERATEIRDMAAEGEL, via the coding sequence ATGACTGTCTGGCTTCGCGGAGACCACCTTGTCCGGCGGTCCGGTCCCGTCGCTCGACGACCTGACGAACCGGTGCTTCTGATAGAATCGGAGTCGTTCGCTCGCAAGTTACCGTACCACCCACACAAGCTGATTCTGCTGTTCAGCGCGATGCGGCATTTCCGCGACGAACTGCGCGACGACGGCCGACCGGTCCGCTACCAGCGAGCAGCGACCTTCGAGGACGGACTGGCAGCACATTTCGAAGCCACCCCTGACGACACGCTCGTCACCCACCGACCACAGACTGAGTCTGCACAGTCGCGTCTCGAATCGCTGGTCGCTGATGCCGGCGGAACTGTCGAGTTTGTCGCCGACGAACGCTTCCTCTGCTCACCGTCACAGTTCGACGACTGGTGCAGTAGTGACGGTCGCTACCGTCACGAGGACTTCTATCGGTTCATGCGCCGTGAGACGGGCTACCTGATGGCGAACGGCGACCCCGTCGGCGGCGAGTGGAACTACGACGACCAGAACCGTGAGACGCCGCCCGATGGGTGGACGCCAGCGGACCCCCCGCAGTTCGAGCCCGACGACGTGACCCGGAACGTCGTCGAGTGGGTCGAAACGACCTTCGAGGGAAGCTACGACGAGCGGCCCTACGGCGGTGACTGGGCTGACCCAGACCCGTTCCGCTGGCCGGTCACTCGTCGGCAGGCCGTCCGCGCGCTGGACCACTTCGTCACGGACCGGTTGACTGAGTTCGGCTCGTATCAGGACGCGATGTTAGAGGACGAGTGGGCGATGAGCCACAGTCTGCTTTCCACGTCGCTCAATCTGGGACTCCTCGGCCCTGCGGAGGTCATCGAGCGCGCTATCGCCGCCTACGAGGGCGGAGACGCGCCGCTCAACAGCGTCGAGGGGTTCGTCCGCCAGGTGCTGGGCTGGCGTGAGTTCCTCCGGCACGTCTACCGCCGGGAGATGCCGGAGCTGGGCGAGGCGAACCAGCTCGGCGCGAGCGAGGCCCTGCCGGATTTCTACTGGGACGGTGACACCGACATGGCCTGTCTCTCCGACGTGGTCGACGGGGTCCGGGAGCGCGGGTACTCACACCACATCGAGCGGCTGATGATTCTCGCCAACTTCGGGCTTATTTACGGCGTCGAGCCGGCACAGCTGAACCGGTGGTTCCACGCGGGCTACGTCGACGCCTTCCACTGGGTGACGACGCCGAACGTCGTCGAGATGGGACTGTACGGCGCGGGCGTGTTCGCCACCAAGCCCTACGCCTCGTCGGCGAACTACGTGGACAAGATGAGCGACTACTGCTCGGGCTGTCCGTACTACAAAACGAAGACCACGGGTGACGGAGCCTGCCCGTTCAACGCGCTGTACTGGGACTTCCTCGACCGCAACGAGGAGACGCTCCGGTCGAACCACCGGATGGGGCTGATGTACAGCCACGTCGACAACAAAAGCGACGAGGAACTCACGGAGATCCGCGAGCGGGCCACGGAAATTCGGGACATGGCGGCCGAGGGCGAACTCTGA
- a CDS encoding ABC transporter ATP-binding protein: MAMRSHHRDDTDEATTDSNESRSSVVELTDVSFGYTSTPVVEDITVSIDAGEYVAVVGPNGSGKSTLMQLLLGLLEPDSGTAKLFGVDATAFDDGAKVGYVAQRAGASREMPITVREVVKMGRFPHVGFGRLSAADWRIVDRAIDTVGMSAFADRRITQLSGGQRQRAFIARALAGEADLLVLDEPTVGVDTESVDAFYGLLESLHAEGITVLLIEHDLQAVIEHAERVICLNREIYFDGPSAEFTDSAALARAFGTGAQSLTGGNR, translated from the coding sequence ATGGCCATGCGCTCACACCACCGAGACGATACCGACGAAGCGACGACCGACTCGAACGAAAGCAGGTCATCAGTCGTCGAACTCACAGACGTGTCGTTCGGGTACACGTCCACGCCTGTCGTCGAAGACATCACTGTCAGCATCGACGCCGGAGAGTACGTCGCCGTTGTCGGCCCCAACGGGTCCGGCAAGTCGACGCTCATGCAGTTGCTGCTCGGCCTGCTGGAGCCAGATAGCGGGACTGCAAAGCTGTTCGGCGTCGACGCGACGGCGTTCGACGACGGAGCCAAGGTCGGCTACGTCGCACAGCGTGCCGGGGCGAGCCGGGAGATGCCCATCACAGTCCGCGAAGTGGTGAAGATGGGCCGGTTCCCACACGTCGGGTTCGGACGTCTTTCCGCAGCCGATTGGCGTATCGTCGACAGGGCCATCGACACGGTCGGGATGTCTGCCTTTGCCGACCGGCGAATCACCCAGCTTTCCGGCGGGCAGCGCCAGCGTGCGTTCATCGCTCGGGCGCTCGCGGGTGAGGCTGACCTGCTCGTGCTGGACGAACCGACCGTCGGCGTGGACACCGAATCAGTCGACGCCTTCTACGGACTGCTCGAATCGCTCCACGCCGAGGGCATCACCGTCCTGCTTATCGAACACGACCTGCAGGCCGTCATCGAACACGCGGAGCGCGTCATCTGTCTGAACCGGGAGATCTACTTCGACGGGCCATCGGCGGAATTCACCGACAGTGCGGCGCTGGCCAGAGCGTTCGGGACGGGTGCACAGTCGTTGACCGGAGGCAACCGATGA
- a CDS encoding 2-hydroxyhepta-2,4-diene-1,7-dioate isomerase, giving the protein MKRVRFRDTAGNVRGGRWTVEDGEPVVTAAAGPYGRIAFGDESYDPDEVDILPPCEPTKVVCIGRNYADHAEEMDSELPDRPMLFLKAPNAVASHGKHLTMPSGKERIDYEAELGVVIGEQCRNVSESGAMDVVAGYTCVNDISNRDDQRQEQNWVRGKAFDNACPIGPLVATPEHVPEDASIELRLNGETKQSSSRDHLIFSVPELIAEITSYMTLEPGDVIATGTPEGVGPMEDGDEVEVEIEGIGTLKHSVKIP; this is encoded by the coding sequence ATGAAGCGCGTTCGATTCCGTGATACCGCGGGGAACGTCCGGGGGGGTCGCTGGACCGTCGAGGACGGTGAGCCCGTCGTCACCGCCGCCGCCGGACCGTACGGCCGTATCGCCTTTGGCGACGAGTCCTACGACCCCGACGAGGTGGATATCCTGCCGCCCTGCGAGCCGACGAAAGTCGTCTGCATCGGGCGCAACTACGCCGACCACGCCGAGGAGATGGACTCGGAGCTCCCGGACCGGCCGATGCTGTTTCTCAAAGCGCCAAACGCCGTCGCCTCGCACGGCAAGCACCTCACGATGCCCTCGGGGAAGGAGCGCATCGACTACGAGGCGGAACTCGGCGTTGTCATCGGCGAGCAGTGCCGGAACGTCAGCGAATCGGGCGCGATGGATGTCGTCGCAGGGTACACCTGCGTCAACGACATCTCGAACCGCGACGACCAGCGCCAGGAACAGAACTGGGTCCGCGGGAAGGCCTTCGACAACGCCTGTCCCATCGGCCCACTCGTGGCCACCCCAGAACACGTCCCCGAAGACGCCAGCATCGAACTCCGTCTCAACGGCGAGACGAAGCAGTCCTCCTCTCGCGACCACCTCATCTTCTCCGTCCCCGAACTGATCGCCGAAATAACGTCATACATGACGCTGGAACCCGGCGATGTCATCGCCACGGGGACGCCGGAGGGCGTCGGCCCGATGGAAGACGGCGACGAAGTCGAAGTCGAAATCGAAGGTATCGGGACGCTCAAACACAGCGTCAAGATTCCGTAG
- a CDS encoding ArsR family transcriptional regulator, translating into MPGLDDTDHEILRLLLEDARRPYSDIAERVDLSAPAVSDRVDRLVEMGLIQGFTVDIDRSLLQAGVPVLIEVTAKPGRAADIATAVSDADAVERVYRTAGGRVVLVANVSQADASDLLSQHVDLGDVDRYEVRMIADTEWTAGLGAAEFAPDCAECGNSVDEEGEQRTLGGERYYFCCGSCAERFVDQYESLKEGA; encoded by the coding sequence ATGCCCGGACTCGACGACACGGACCACGAAATTCTCCGACTGCTACTCGAAGACGCGAGGCGACCATACAGCGACATCGCTGAACGAGTTGACCTCTCGGCCCCTGCCGTCTCCGATCGGGTCGACAGGCTCGTCGAAATGGGACTGATACAGGGATTTACCGTCGATATCGACCGCTCACTGCTACAGGCCGGCGTGCCGGTTCTGATCGAAGTCACTGCGAAGCCGGGTCGGGCCGCCGACATCGCTACAGCGGTCAGCGACGCAGACGCCGTCGAGCGGGTCTATCGGACCGCTGGTGGCCGAGTCGTACTGGTGGCGAACGTCTCTCAGGCCGACGCGAGCGACCTCCTCTCCCAACACGTCGACCTCGGGGACGTGGATCGCTACGAGGTCCGGATGATTGCGGACACCGAATGGACCGCCGGGCTGGGTGCGGCGGAGTTCGCGCCCGACTGCGCGGAGTGTGGCAACTCCGTCGACGAGGAGGGGGAACAGCGAACGCTCGGCGGGGAGCGGTACTACTTCTGCTGTGGCTCCTGTGCCGAGCGGTTCGTCGACCAGTACGAATCGCTCAAAGAAGGGGCCTGA